A region of Ictidomys tridecemlineatus isolate mIctTri1 chromosome 4, mIctTri1.hap1, whole genome shotgun sequence DNA encodes the following proteins:
- the LOC120889777 gene encoding uncharacterized protein LOC120889777, translating to MHFCFMVAKAYWRVYVPGAQTSRTWLQGIEGRNRGAKNLLARPNSGKDAAPKPEREKTTSQVVAPEISERLALEEGGRLRATGRGRWHLSLDGPQGFLEAQPLSQRWGLGSGAGSFPPPPSPASSFGPRPFPGSGPPAPSAQRLYAVGPTAPSQVPTVSAGEKSGQAVTTAAGAPERTLARRARLRVLTGPPGRRLGPPLPPSPQSPPQLPGGRTRRWDPAGSSVGRGEGGLVPGRGRASTRGLAGRWALTGPGAPGPAGRTAAVSAAAGCGEGRGERGCEQASEQAKGGRGAGWWGRRESAGRGRGLARLPPSAGVCLFSRWVAALTLDRGSPVT from the exons ATGCACTTCTGCTTCATGGTAGCCAAGGCCTATTGGAGAGTTTATGTTCCAGGTGCTCAAACATCAAGGACATGGTTACAAGGAATAGAAGGAAGGAACAGGGGAGCCAAAAATCTCCTA GCGAGACCTAACTCGGGCAAAGACGCGGCTCCAAAACCTGAAAGGGAGAAAACAACGAGTCAGGTCGTGGCTCCAGAAATTTCTGAGCGCTTGGCTCTCGAGGAGGGAGGGCGGCTGCGGGCGACGGGGAGGGGGCGGTGGCACCTGTCACTTGACGGTCCCCAGGGGTTCCTGGAGGCACAACCACTGTCCCAGCGTTGGGGCCTGGGGTCGGGCGCAGGTTCCTTCCCGCCGCCCCCGAGCCCTGCGTCAAGCTTCGGGCCGCGGCCCTTCCCGGGGAGCGGCCCTCCCGCGCCCTCTGCCCAGCGCCTCTACGCAGTGGGGCCCACTGCTCCAAGCCAAGTCCCCACCGTGAGTGCGGGAGAGAAAAGCGGTCAGGCCGTCACAACCGCCGCAGGGGCTCCAGAGAGGACCCTCGCCAGGCGGGCCCGCCTCCGCGTACTCACCGGGCCTCCCGGCCGCCGGCTCggccctcctctccctccttctccccagtCGCCGCCACAGCTCCCGGGCGGCCGCACTAGGCGTTGGGACCCGGCTGGGTCAAGTGTCGGGAGGGGCGAGGGAGGGCTCGTGCCTGGGAGGGGTCGCGCGTCGACCCGCGGGCTGGCGGGACGCTGGGCACTAACGGGTCCCGGGGCGCCGGGGCCGGCTGGGCGGACCGCGGCGGTGAGCGCGGCTGCAGGCTGCGGTGAGGGGCGGGGAGAGCGCGGCTGTGAGCAAGCGAGCGAGCAAGCGAAGGGCGGGAGGGGAGCCGGGTGGTGGGGGCGGCGTGAGAGcgcgggccgggggcggggcctggcgCGCCTGCCGCCTAGCGCTGGGGTTTGTTTATTTTCACGGTGGGTCGCGGCGCTAACGCTGGATAGAGGTTCACCAGTGACGTGA